Genomic window (Rhododendron vialii isolate Sample 1 chromosome 4a, ASM3025357v1):
AGCAAGGCAGTATGTGCGTTCGGTTCCTCCTTTTAAACTTATCATGTTTTACGCACTTTGATCACGAATCTCGTCTTCTAACATTGCATCGCTTGTAGTAATATTCTCACCAGTTCAATCGATATAGTTTAGGGTGATAGCACCGTCTTCATCTCTTTCACGAAGTTCCAATGATAAATTATTTTGCGTAATTGctattaaaaattttattgtttttcccAATCTTTTGAACAATACTATTGTTACAAAACGAAGATGCTAAATTTACCGACAGTTAGAGAACCGATGGGGAACCGACGGACACTCAGggctttttagttttgaaaCCAACAGCTGTTTTTGCATACATACGTAcatgtgtagagagagagagagagagagagagctgtgggGACGAGTGAGTTCAATAATGGTGTCTTACCATTTTCTCTTTGGCTCAGATGTTCCTGCCGTACGAGGCAGAAACCCCCAAGACTCTCCACACGTACGCCCACACGTGTGATCTATAACTGTACACACCCCGTTTGTACATCCACACGAAGTACTGTGCATATTTTTCATGCACCTGACCAGCCCTCCGCTTTTAGTAATATTACACTTCCGTCCACCCTTTTCCCATTTATGCGCCCCAGAACCCCTCCACTTTTAGTAAGTATTACACTTCTGCCCACCTTTTTAACCCCTCCGTTTTTAGTAATATTACATTCTTGTCCATCTTTTCCTCAGCTTTCCATTCCTCGTATAGCCCCTCTGGGACTTTTTACTTCCAGGGTCAATTTCTTACCACAATGGCATACCCGTAATACTGTCGATCATCAAGGACAGGTTCTTTATTCTATCACAATCAATCAGACACAGTTAGGGTCCCACGCTCTCACCTTTTGGCCAAGAACAAGGACAAATAAAACCAGTGATTTTTTCCATCAGCCGTGCCGTCAGCACATACTCCTTCGTGCATATGTTTTGTGTCTTGCAAAGATAATTTCAACTACTTATTTTATTTAAGATATGTTATTTAGTGTTTTCGTAAAATATTAGTCAATTTAGATATCGATAAAAATGTTTACGAAACACTTGATCGTAAACATGTTTGGTTCTAATATTTCGAAGGCTAGCTTATGTGAACTTCGAGGAGGGTCCTAATTCCTTCTGTCAAAGTTGAATTTGTGAGCCTATTAGGAATCCCGAGCCATCTATGAATGTGCAGTGATGGTGTTGGCTTCATGTGCCGATCCTCCGATACCACCTAATAAACTTTTCAAGAAATAGGGcaaacaaatctctctctctctctagactctctctctctctctctctctctttctctctctctctctctgacttgGACTCACGCAATACCATCACAAGCAATCCTAGCTACTAGCTAGCATAACATCGCACACCTAGCTCTCACTTTAACTCCTCTCCATCCTCATACCTTGTTCTATGTTTCTTCAAACTCATTTGTTGAAGATCGGATTCACATGTAGCAGTAGTATCCCGGCAGCTAATTGTTTCTTGCTAACGCACGCCTGAACAGGTCGGCGATGGGCGTAACGCGTCGCGTCCAGCAGAGGAAGAGGGTTTCGTCCGCAACGGTAGCTGCCGTAGCTATTGCCTTCCTCTTGTTCGCTTCCGGTACTTCAGCTTTTGGTCTCCACCCGACTCGGCGACTCGGTGAGTTCAAACACAGCAACATTATATATGCTTCACATTCACACACATCTGCTACATATTCACGTATTTTAATTTTActtattaattttctttttttgcaccCTTTTGGCTTAGGTTAACATTTTCTGTAAAAGCatatgtaatatttttttaaaaatgctaaAATAGTCAATTGGGTTGTTGCCGTTTGCATTTTGTATGTGGGAAAATATGAGGAAGTATATGAGTGAGTGAGGCCTAGTTGGATTAATGTGTTATGAGAATGTCTTTACTAAACCTATCAGGCTACCAATAGATTTAGTAAggatattcttttcttttttttttccttttttccaaaaaaaaaagaaagaaaaaaaaaatgttcttacTAAACCGAAACCTATTGGTAgcctgataaaaaaaaattggattaatGTGTAATGAGAATGCCCTTACTAAACCTATCAGGCTACCAATAGATTTAGTAAGagtattctttctttttttcttttgtgaaaaaaaagaaaaaaaaatgttcttacTAAACCGAAACCTATTGGTAgcctgataaaaaaaaaaaaaaattcattatgtcCGAAAAAGTGTGTTATTAAGCGTAAACTGACCCACAAATctttgagttattaaaaaaatatcggTCGAATACCATTTGATCTGACAAAACCATAATTCCACATTACTATGGAATGGTAGCTATATGGGGGTTGGTGGGGGACCCATAAATctttgagttattaaaaaaaatattggtatTGTAATCTAGTGAGTATATATGAAATTAGGATATcatttctctttgtttgttGTGTTGTTATTAGGTGGGGAAGTGACAGAAGAGGGGGAAGGAGTTGCGAAGAGTAACAACATCATCCCAAGTACTGAGTCAGGGGGTTCGACGGAGCGAGCGGCGGCGACTCAGCGGAGGCTCAACGGGCCGGGATCGTCGCCGCCCAAGTGCATAGCAAAGTGCGGGAGCTGCAGGCCGTGTCAACCCGTCCGAGTCGTGATTCAACCGGGCGTCAGCACGCCGTTGGAGTACTACCCGGTAGCTTGGCGCTGCAAGTGTGGAAATAAGATCTTCATGCCttaggaaaatgaaaagaaggAATTTACTCCAATCAGTATTGGGTTGATGATTAATAGGTATAAGGTATATATATGGATAAAAGGTAGCAAAAGCAACACCAATAacatatttatttaaataaaaataagagtATTCCTTCAGTGTTTAATTACTCATTACCAATACTAATATATATGTTCTCATGTTGCTTTTATTGTGTTTGTTAGGAGTAATTTTTATGGATATTTAGGGTCTGTTTGGAAAAGTTTCTATTTTTcagttttatgtttttgtttccgatatttttttaaacaggtaccataaacatgtttgtgttactatttttatttacaaaatacataataaTTCAGCTAATTTACGGAAAATCTAGAAACAGAAATTaagtttcatttgttttgaaaatgcTTTCGacagcccaaaaaataaataaacaaaaactattaaaGTCACCAAAAatgtgtttatttttatttttaataagtaaacaaaaactcttttcttgttgtttttcataagaaaaatgattttcacactatTCTTTTTGCCATCTACACTCCTCGCATAGGTGTGTGCGGTtaaaaaatgagtttgaaaatcaattctcttttcataaacgaaaaacaaaaaactaacatcTTTACTAAACAGAGCCTTAGCTTTCCATTAGTCATTTTCGCTTTCATCGACCTCACCCCTCGCATAGGTGTGTGCGGCAGTGTGCCCCGTGTATAGAGTATACGATTATGGGACCCACACGGGATGGGGTCCATTCCGaattaacaaacaaaattgaCGGAGGAATTGAATAGGCCGAATAATGAGGCGGGGTTCACTCGTCCCGTCCCTATCCCCGAATATCTTGTCATTTCTCGTTCAAGCCTCGATCGATCTCCAAGACTCCAATGGTGTAATAGTTTTGGCCCCCCAATCTCCGTACCAGATGAGTATGAGTTTTCTTGTCCTATACCCCCCATCCCACTGTATGGCTCGAGAAAAATGATTCCTAATTCTATGTGTATATTTTTCCCGGTTCAGTTGTTATCCCAGGTCACCGTACGTAGATCTCGAATATTTTTTCGttgtatccaatttttttttaaaaaaagacattCAGAAATGGGTAGCAGCTTTTCAATTGTCTTACTGGTATAAAAAATACATTAATTGTTCAGTATCCTTATAATCTATTCGGGTTTGGAGCAGGTACCGGAGTGGGTTACTTAATACCAGCACCAACTCAAACCCGAAAATATTGTTATCAAAGAGTAGGGTTAAGAGCTCCCCTCCATAACCCTTTTCCTCCACACTCCACCAAACTGAACTTTTTGGctccaaacaagatccaaacTATTCATCTTTGTAGCCCTCGCCCGTGAATATGTGTAGAAAAATAAACTTGACACGACGCTCGGTATACTGCAGTATATATGAAAACATCATCCACTTTATAttacagtatttttttatttaccaaacgATGTGGGATCAAACTGAGTTTTTGCGCACACGTATTTTTTAGGGCGATACCAACACGATAAATGGTGTGAATCCTTTTTGCGTGTTCCAAATGAAGTTAAAAGATTAAGTTAGCTGAGAAACGGGAACGTAACGCGTTGGGAATACGAGTGTTTCATCGAGATTCTCTAGAATCCAgagcctctctctctttaatgATTTCTTTGGGACTTGCATTAATGCAAGTCAAATTGTGCGACGGGTCTGTGACAAAGAGGagtttttttctataatttttggAAGCCAAATTGATTTTTAGGTTATGAATTATGGATTGTAAATTACTAGTATAAAATATGCGAGTGGATTTGTGCGCGCGTCTGGTCCGATATCGTATGCTTTCTAGATTAGAGGTCTATGTAGTGCACCTCATGTACTAGAGTATGGTGCGCGTCCATAAGTTTTACCGAAAACTCATCATCGTGATTCAGAATGTCCTATTTGTAGTCTAATATTGTAGTTGTACTAAGCATCAAATTAATCAGGCATTGATAACCACATGATCAAGATCGATTTATCTTatcgtttattaattttttgtcatgCTGCCTAtccattttttaataataaacGTTGACCGACTGAAGAGCTAATGATATCTGATCAATTAAACATTTACAAATAAGCTACTCAGCcatttttattataaattacaatctACTACAAATTACTCGTATggctcagtttttttttttttttttgtcaacggAAAAAGCATACCCCTAATCAGTTTGGATGCTCGTAACCTTTTGTCGAAGGAGAATGTGATTACTGGGAATCAGATTTCTAGTAATTTGACACCCAGAGTAATTCTATTCCGATATTTGAATTAATTAAGTAATCTTTTCAatgaatcatttattttgaaaatatcctaaagtcaaatatttcttttttatattgaTCAGTAATGCTACCCACatagattttgtgcacagattttttgtggggcccactacgggtcccacacaaataatccgagccgttcattaaatgtaaaacattttttcaagggcccccgcaaaaaatcagctcaatccgatactcatagatgcttgattcaatcattaacttttcattcgaatctcaggataatgaaaagttaaatgattgaatcaaacacttatagatatcggattgagctgattttttgcggaggcccttgaaaaaatgttttacatttaatgaacggctcggattatttgtgtaagacccgtagtgggccccacaaaaaatctgtacacaaaatctgtgtggatagcaTTACTGTATATTGATTGAGGCAGAAATCTAAGATTTTCATAAAGTGAAAGGGATGtaacctggaaaaaaaaaaaaaaaaaaagagaggttaggACGTTGTTTGCTTTCCTGCACAGTATATACGTATTACCTTTGCCAGCTTGTTTTTTTGTGGTCAGAGAGAGTAAGAGGTTGCACTGTACCCCAAACAACTGTGCTATTCACACGGTGAAAACCTACACAGACCGCGtgcagattttttgtggggcccactatgggtcccacacaagcaatctaagccgttcattaaatgtaaaatattttttcaagagttttcgcaaaaaatcagctcaatccgatacctataaaaatttgatctaatcatctaccTATTCATTCGGATTTTAGGATAATGAAAAAATAGATGATTGCATtgagcacctataagtatcagattgagctgattttttgcagcccttgaaaaaatattttacttttaataaacagttcggatcatttatgtgggacccgtagtggatcccacaaaaaatctgtgcacaatctgtgcaggTTTTGTCTGTGTCAACTGATTTATTGTACCCGAAAAGTGAAGAGCGTTTTTGcaaagagaaattaagaacaGATCATACACAAATTTGATCCAatcaataattttgaaaatatgtttttgaGTTTTCTCCGTACAAAATTAGCTTAATTAGATAGttataagtgtttgatccaatctttcaaaatTGAGGATCTCGAATTCtaaaagaattttgaaaataagttagatgattagatgaAAAACACTATCAGGTATTcgattaagttaattttttatgagatgaCTCCAAAACTTATTTTAAAACTAATGAACGGATTGCATTATTTGGGGAGATGGCAAAGTGGGCCCTACTGATCggtctgtgcacaatctgtgcatagacTTTATGTGCAAGTAGACTTTTGATAGATCACTAAACTATTTTTGGTTTATGTTCTTTTTATCACTCAGGTGTCGGGCCAGCTTACAAATACCTCAACTAATCCTGGGGACTTATTCCATCGGCCACTTGCAGGAGTCTCAGttaaaattagagaaaaattCTGTATAAATTAGCCACAAAGAAGCTAGTAGCACCTGAGAGGCATTGAACCTGAAAACTTTGGAGAGAGCAAACCGTCAAGTCCCAGGCCTTGCTCTTGGGGCCAACCCAACCCCCTTggaattaactttttttttattttattgacgTTAAAATATGTAAATTGTTTTGGAGATATTACGGATGATTGACATTAGAATACATTTACCTTTTCAAATGTTATATACAACATTTTACTATCAACAGTTGATCTATTCAAATTTTGCCATTCTTGATCGTAAATCCTGACTCCGTCACAACCGGGTGTTGGACAGAATCAATGTTTCAAAATTGGAAGGGACATTTTTTGTTCACCAAAAAGTGGGGGGGAGTTTGTTTCCTGGAAAAATAACAAGACGATAGACATGTGAATGATCAACTGGATTCGTTTTATTATAGTCATACATTTTACTGTTTGTGTTTTAAGGACACAAGCGTTTTGGTTGATCAATTGAACCGTCAAATCATGCTTCCTAGGCCCACCATGGATCTCACACCTTTTGCAGATCCGCTTATGCAGATTTACCGACAGGATACCATGTGTGTGGTACTCGTCCGACACCCGAAAACTTCTCACTATTGCTAcctcattttattttcataattatgATTATTGCTGTAATCTGAATTATTTCATGCATGATTGCCACACCTAAACAAAGACCTTACAAAATGAATAATTCGACTCATCATGGAATCATACCGAATTCgacatttgattttttggaaaattacgAAACATGATATATATACTACAGTACTATTGTTCCGTACAATCTTTTAAAGCTGTTGCCATTTCATTTACCCATCACCTATTCAAATTACTTGAGTTCCTGTCCTTCCTAATCTGGAGAGGACCCAAtgcccttttctttctttgatctTCGTACCCATGCCCTTTCTAAAAGCAAAAATTTGAAGAATTTACACTCATTTTGCAGGTACACTCACAGTGTTCAAGGGGTCCAAGTGTGTGGATAGGGATAACAATCTCATCCGAATCGATGCATGCCTGACCTGATCATCTGCATTGATCGGGGTAGTTTTTATCCGATTTTTTTGAACATCGGGGTCgattctaatttttaatttgaaaaaaaatggcaGGTTTTAGTTCAGGTTTGGTATTAACAATATCCGTACCAAAATCAAATCTCAACCGAACTCTAACCCCATATTATAACACATATTTACCCAAGTACCTTCACCCACAGAGAGAAATGCATGATATGTGCTCTCATATATATTCACATAAACGCACTCATACACCTATATAGACAGTTCCCACGCACATAAAAAATCGGGTTCAGGAAGAAACCGAACCAAATTGATCCATGTCGGATATGGTTACGGTCTAGGCGAAAGAATATCTGCCGAATTCGACGGTTCGGTTTACATTATACTCAATTGCAAGCTCGATTTGAATTTGACAACAACCCAAGCTGAACCGACCCATTGTCATCTATCTGGGTGTGGACTCTTTGACCATTGTgatttgtgagtgtgtgtgcaAACACAGGCAGGTATGTGCCATTATGATTGGAGTATGTGTCAGTGAGTGTTTTTGTATGTCTGTCTCTAGCACATGCGGTTTGAAGAAAAACCAGTAGTCTTTCTGGATTAGGTGACACAATACAGGATGGCTTGGCTCCATAATGGAGTAGTTTAGAAACCATACATGAGGGGTACTTGTTCACTTGGGGGTTCCTAAAACAAACCTCTCACTCAACACAATTTCTATCAAGTTTTTCTTGAATCTGGCTTGTCTGTGCGCGGTCCAAAACTAGACTGCAAAGGTGTGATTGCAACCGTCGGATggtatttttaatggttcagattaatTTGTTTTCATGTTCTTACCAGTAGGAATATACTTTTCCGGTAaaagtttcaataaaattgaaccattaattatcaagatgaacggttcagatcgaaCCGCATACGCTTCTCTGCAGTTGACTGCAGAGAAGCCGGATCTTTTTActactaatttttcttttcctttatttctctcatctcctctctctctctctctctctccacttatccTTACTCCTAAAACCTTCCTCTAAAATGTCACCATTGGTCCCTGCATCCAAATATGCATGTACCTTTGTTCTCGTGCAATTTCGGCCGcaaaaattgcacaaaaaacTATTTGCCCGGGAGAGGTTTTGTGCAATCCTACGACTAAAATTTCGCGGTAACAGAAGTAAAGTGACAATTCCGGCAAAGAAAATTTGAGTTAAATACCACTACAGGTACACCGTACCCAAACAGAGAGTCTAGATTCTAAAGTAGTCTATTGCCCATTCCACCTCACACCCTAAATTTTCATCTGGTTTCAGAgtaaggaaaatgaaaagaagagagagggagagagagagatgatatgAACCACGAAAAGTCTAAGGTTCTTGACGGAAGGATCCCGACGGCTCGCcaggcccactccggccaccgaacggaTAATTCGAGCCAtctaaaatttctaaaaaaaaaatcgagtgggccttcgcgggaatcaacggcatccgatgtgtgtaggtggccgattaaaacactccaattttttttaactgtagCGAACCCTACGAACCAGTATGAAGTGATAATTTGATTTGACAGAGTTTGGTTGTCTTGCCTTTGAAGTTTGGGTGCATGGTACCGTTGTACTCCTATTTCCTTTCCCCGCAGGACCTCAGCAGGGCCCCCCGCGTCCATCAATTCTGTTTCGACCCATATGGAAATAATGGAATGGATCTTCACTGGTCAATCTTTGTTTGGAGTAATTCTGAAGAATGATTCTATATAAGTCACTTGTTTGAGGCACTCTCATGTAGCGCGTATCAACTCCGTCTATCACCTCATATTTACTTGGATACATAAATTTCACGTCAATGTGTGATAATAGAAGCGTTTGGGATACTACGGAGCCCTACAGCTAGCACTAATAATTACTTGAGCGCTTCCTTCCATGTCTTCTTGTACACTTTGAGCTTTTTTTTAGCCTAATGATAAAAGATGCTTTGATAGATATGTTTGAACGCAATGCATTATAATCTCGGGATGTGCATAGGGTTCACATGCATCTTGTAAAGCTCTCAATAAAGCTCACCT
Coding sequences:
- the LOC131324249 gene encoding EPIDERMAL PATTERNING FACTOR-like protein 5 is translated as MGVTRRVQQRKRVSSATVAAVAIAFLLFASGTSAFGLHPTRRLGGEVTEEGEGVAKSNNIIPSTESGGSTERAAATQRRLNGPGSSPPKCIAKCGSCRPCQPVRVVIQPGVSTPLEYYPVAWRCKCGNKIFMP